The following proteins come from a genomic window of Salvia hispanica cultivar TCC Black 2014 chromosome 4, UniMelb_Shisp_WGS_1.0, whole genome shotgun sequence:
- the LOC125219856 gene encoding 1,8-cineole synthase, chloroplastic-like — MMKMAIHKPMNHLRSYSHTNVLSSKLPRVSSATCRRLPPWSCSLRLSNHRGIQSGRRSGGYPPSIWDFHYIQALNSEYKGDMHQFRAAGMIAQVKMLLLHQQRFELIDDLRRLGISCHFRHEIAQILNSNYINNYHETNQKDLYSTSLRFRLLRQYGFTISQDVFDCFKNDKATDFDTKGLLQLYEASFLATRGEETLEIAREFAAKSLHKRVVDHEIDDIHILSSVEAAFEFPSHWRVQMPYAKGFIDAYKKRHGMNPVVLELAKLDINIVQAQFIEELKETSRWWESTGLAQELPFIRDRIVECYYWTNGVVERREHGFERIMLAKINALITAIDDIYDVYGTLEELQLFTDAIRRWDIESIDKLPPYMKVCYLALYNFVNEMGYYTLKDKGFNSIPFLHKAWVDLVEAYLIEANWYHKGYKPSLEEYINNAWITVGGVPVLSHLFFRVTDSIDKEAAESVHKYHEIVRASCTITRLADDMGTSLAEVKRGDVPKSVQCYMNKNNASEEEARTHVQSLIEETWKTMNKEMMDSPFSTCFVEVCANLARMAQLIYQKDSDGFGMQHSVVNKQLRSLLFEPYE; from the exons atgatgaagatggcAATTCATAAGCCAATGAACCATCTTCGTAGTTACTCACACACCAATGTTTTGTCTTCAAAACTGCCACGTGTCTCTTCCGCCACTTGTCGGCGGCTGCCACCGTGGAGTTGCTCTTTACGTCTCAGCAACCATCGTGGCATCCAATCGGGACGGCGATCCGGTGGCTACCCTCCTTCCATTTGGGATTTCCACTACATTCAAGCACTAAACTCTGAGTATAAG GGGGATATGCACCAGTTCCGGGCCGCAGGCATGATTGCTCAAGTGAAGATGCTGCTGCTGCACCAACAACGTTTCGAACTGATCGATGACCTGCGAAGACTGGGCATATCTTGTCATTTCCGACACGAAATCGCACAAatattaaactccaactataTAAACAACTATCATGAGACAAATCAAAAGGATTTGTACTCAACATCTCTCAGATTCAGACTCCTCAGACAATATGGCTTCACCATCTCTCAAG ATGTGTTTGATTGTTTCAAGAATGACAAGGCTACTGATTTTGATACCAAAGGATTGTTACAACTCTACGAAGCTTCGTTTCTAGCAACACGTGGCGAAGAAACGCTAGAAATTGCTAGAGAATTTGCTGCTAAATCTCTGCATAAAAGAGTAGTTGATCATGAAATTGATGACATTCATATCTTATCATCAGTTGAAGCTGCATTTGAGTTCCCTTCTCATTGGAGGGTTCAAATGCCATATGCGAAAGGCTTCATCGATGCTTACAAGAAGAGACACGGCATGAATCCAGTTGTGCTAGAGCTAGCCAAATTGGACATAAACATTGTTCAAGCACAATTTATAGAAGAACTCAAAGAGACCTCTAG GTGGTGGGAGAGCACAGGGCTTGCTCAAGAGCTTCCCTTTATAAGAGATAGAATAGTGGAATGCTACTATTGGACGAATGGAGTGGTCGAACGTCGTGAACATGGATTCGAGAGGATAATGCTCGCCAAAATTAATGCTCTTATTACAGCTATAGACGATATCTATGATGTTTATGGCACTCTTGAAGAGCTCCAACTATTCACAGATGCTATTAGAAG ATGGGATATTGAATCAATTGACAAACTTCCTCCTTATATGAAAGTATGCTATCTTGCACTATACAACTTTGTGAATGAGATGGGTTACTACACTCTCAAGGATAAAGGCTTCAACTCCATCCCATTTCTACACAAAGCG tgggtagATTTGGTTGAGGCATATTTGATAGAGGCAAATTGGTACCACAAGGGGTATAAACCTAGCTTGGAAGAATACATCAACAATGCTTGGATAACCGTGGGAGGCGTCCCCGTTCTATCCCACCTTTTCTTCCGGGTAACGGATTCGATAGACAAGGAGGCTGCCGAGAGCGTGCATAAATACCATGAAATTGTTCGTGCATCGTGCACGATTACAAGGCTTGCTGACGATATGGGAACATCACTG GCTGAGGTGAAGAGAGGCGACGTGCCAAAATCAGTTCAGTGCTACATGAACAAGAACAATGCTTCGGAAGAAGAGGCGCGAACGCATGTTCAATCACTCATAGAGGAGACATGGAAGACGATGAATAAGGAAATGATGGATTCTCCATTTTCAACATGTTTTGTAGAAGTTTGTGCTAATCTTGCTAGAATGGCACAACTTATATACCAAAAGGATTCTGATGGATTCGGAATGCAACACTCGGTTGTTAACAAACAGCTCAGAAGCTTGCTGTTTGAACCCTATGAATGA
- the LOC125185303 gene encoding 1,8-cineole synthase, chloroplastic-like isoform X1 → MQFAIPRDNTNEIQNGRRSGGYKPTLWDFNYIQSFKFEHKKEKHLEKVETLIEKVKKLLLLEQRLELIDDLRRLGISCHFRNEIDQILNSKYLEKNESDERDLYSTALRFRLLKQYGFTVSQEVFDCFKNDKATDFDSKGLLQLYEASFLATHGEETLEIAKQFATKSLKKRVVDHEIDDIHLLSLVKAALEFPSHWMVQMPSAKSFIDSYKRRSDMNPFVLELAILDINIAQAQFLEELKETSRWWESIGLAQELPFVRDRIVESYYWTTGVVERREHGFERIMLTKVIALITAIDDIYDVYGTLEELQLFTYAIQRWDTESIDKLPTYMKVCYLALFNIENEMAYYTLKDKSFNSIPFLRKAWSDLTERYLIEANWYHNGHKPRLEEYINNAWITVGGVCVLSNLFFRLTNSIEKEAVESVHKYHDIVRASCTIGRLVDDMGTSLDEVERGDVPKAVQCYMNENNASEEKARKHVRSLIEETWKTMNKEMMDSPFSIYFVAVCANLARMTHHMYQKESDGFGMQHSLVNKQLRRLLFEPYV, encoded by the exons ATGCAATTTGCGATTCCCAGGGATAACACCAATGAGATCCAAAATGGAAGACGAAGTGGAGGTTACAAGCCTACTCTTTGGGATTTCAACTATATTCAATCGTTCAAATTTGAGCATAAG AAAGAAAAGCACCTCGAAAAGGTGGAGACTCTGATTGAGAAGGTGAAGAAGTTGTTGCTACTGGAACAACGTTTGGAGCTGATCGATGATCTACGAAGGCTGGGTATATCTTGTCATTTTCGAAACGAAATCgatcaaatattaaattccaaatatttggagaagaatgaGTCAGATGAAAGGGATTTGTACTCCACAGCTCTCAGATTCAGACTCCTCAAACAATACGGCTTCACCGTCTCTCAAG AAGTGTTTGATTGCTTCAAGAATGACAAGGCTACTGATTTCGATTCCAAAGGATTGTTACAACTCTACGAAGCTTCGTTCCTAGCAACACATGGCGAAGAAACCCTAGAAATTGCTAAACAATTTGCTACTAAATCTCTGAAGAAAAGAGTAGTTGATCATGAAATTGATGACATTCATCTCTTATCATTAGTTAAAGCTGCATTGGAGTTCCCTTCTCATTGGATGGTTCAAATGCCAAGCGCAAAATCCTTCATCGATTCTTATAAAAGGCGATCGGACATGAATCCATTTGTGCTAGAGTTAGCCATACTGGACATAAACATTGCTCAAGCACAATTTCTAGAAGAACTCAAGGAGACATCTAG GTGGTGGGAGAGTATTGGGCTTGCTCAAGAGCTTCCCTTTGTTAGAGATAGAATAGTGGAAAGTTACTACTGGACGACTGGAGTCGTTGAACGTCGTGAACATGGATTCGAGAGGATAATGCTCACCAAAGTAATTGCTCTTATTACGGCTATAGACGACATCTATGATGTTTATGGTACTCTTGAAGAGCTCCAACTATTCACATATGCTATTCAAAG ATGGGATACTGAATCAATTGACAAACTTCCCACTTACATGAAAGTATGTTATCTTGCACTATTTAACATTGAGAATGAGATGGCTTACTATACTCTCAAGGATAAAAGCTTCAACTCCATCCCATTTCTACGAAAAGCG tGGAGTGATTTGACTGAGAGATATTTGATAGAGGCAAATTGGTACCACAATGGGCATAAACCTAGGTTGGAAGAATACATCAACAATGCTTGGATAACAGTAGGAGGTGTTTGTGTTCTATCCAACCTTTTCTTCCGGCTAACGAATTCGATAGAGAAGGAGGCTGTTGAGAGCGTGCATAAATACCATGATATTGTTCGTGCATCGTGTACTATTGGAAGGCTCGTTGACGACATGGGTACATCACTG GATGAGGTGGAGAGAGGCGACGTGCCAAAAGCAGTCCAGTGTTACATGAATGAGAACAATGCTTCGGAAGAAAAGGCGCGAAAGCATGTTCGATCACTCATAGAGGAGACATGGAAGACGATGAATAAGGAAATGATGGATTCtccattttcaatatattttgtagCAGTTTGTGCTAATCTTGCTAGAATGACACACCATATGTACCAGAAGGAATCTGATGGATTTGGAATGCAACACTCATTGGTTAACAAACAGCTCAGAAGATTGCTCTTCGAACCCTATGTATAA
- the LOC125219945 gene encoding uncharacterized protein LOC125219945 isoform X1: MNNSDKKKTMKKGNASTDVRVVAETVAARQVKGNKSSTSSSSKRTKHTAGGQYSSSEGGEGNASQEVEFPTSDAGRYHRRPQGNKAARARAGRGRGESSQAVSQGTPPPSLISLYFTATMADTSRMLPEQYEAHFAGIEYMARQLGICIPPQTGAPPPPSGDDSPVKDHDAAKQIRAADTTDASCKEIPPLLTA; encoded by the exons ATGAACAATAGCGACAAGAAGAAGACGATGAAGAAAGGGAATGCTTCAACCGATGTCAGAGTTGTTGCTGAGACGGTTGCAGCTCGCCAGGTGAAAGGTAATAAGTCCAGCACTAGCTCGAGCTCGAAACGCACGAAGCACACGGCGGGTGGCCAATACTCGTCTAGTGAGGGCGGGGAAGGCAACGCCTCACAAGAGGTTGAGTTCCCGACATCGGATGCAGGGAGGTACCATCGTCGGCCGCAAGGGAACAAGGCGGCTAGAGCTCGCGCAGGGAGGGGCCGAGGTGAATCAAGCCAGGCGGTCTCCCAGGGCACGCCGCCGCCATCCCTAATTTCCCTGTACTTCACCGCCACGATGGCTGACACTTCCCGCATGCTGCCTGAACAATATGAAGCCCATTTTGCCGGCATTGAGTATATGGCAAGACAACTTGGTATTTGTATTCCGCCTCAAACGGGTGCACCGCCACCGCCTTCTGGGGATGATTCACCAGTAaa AGATCATGATGCTGCAAAGCAAATTCGAGCAGCGGATACAACAGATGCGAGCTGCAAGGAAATTCCGCCCCTATTAACTGCATAA
- the LOC125219945 gene encoding uncharacterized protein LOC125219945 isoform X2, which produces MNNSDKKKTMKKGNASTDVRVVAETVAARQVKGNKSSTSSSSKRTKHTAGGQYSSSEGGEGNASQEVEFPTSDAGRYHRRPQGNKAARARAGRGRGESSQAVSQGTPPPSLISLYFTATMADTSRMLPEQYEAHFAGIEYMARQLGICIPPQTGAPPPPSGDDSPRS; this is translated from the exons ATGAACAATAGCGACAAGAAGAAGACGATGAAGAAAGGGAATGCTTCAACCGATGTCAGAGTTGTTGCTGAGACGGTTGCAGCTCGCCAGGTGAAAGGTAATAAGTCCAGCACTAGCTCGAGCTCGAAACGCACGAAGCACACGGCGGGTGGCCAATACTCGTCTAGTGAGGGCGGGGAAGGCAACGCCTCACAAGAGGTTGAGTTCCCGACATCGGATGCAGGGAGGTACCATCGTCGGCCGCAAGGGAACAAGGCGGCTAGAGCTCGCGCAGGGAGGGGCCGAGGTGAATCAAGCCAGGCGGTCTCCCAGGGCACGCCGCCGCCATCCCTAATTTCCCTGTACTTCACCGCCACGATGGCTGACACTTCCCGCATGCTGCCTGAACAATATGAAGCCCATTTTGCCGGCATTGAGTATATGGCAAGACAACTTGGTATTTGTATTCCGCCTCAAACGGGTGCACCGCCACCGCCTTCTGGGGATGATTCACCA AGATCATGA
- the LOC125185303 gene encoding 1,8-cineole synthase, chloroplastic-like isoform X2 encodes MKRDNTNEIQNGRRSGGYKPTLWDFNYIQSFKFEHKKEKHLEKVETLIEKVKKLLLLEQRLELIDDLRRLGISCHFRNEIDQILNSKYLEKNESDERDLYSTALRFRLLKQYGFTVSQEVFDCFKNDKATDFDSKGLLQLYEASFLATHGEETLEIAKQFATKSLKKRVVDHEIDDIHLLSLVKAALEFPSHWMVQMPSAKSFIDSYKRRSDMNPFVLELAILDINIAQAQFLEELKETSRWWESIGLAQELPFVRDRIVESYYWTTGVVERREHGFERIMLTKVIALITAIDDIYDVYGTLEELQLFTYAIQRWDTESIDKLPTYMKVCYLALFNIENEMAYYTLKDKSFNSIPFLRKAWSDLTERYLIEANWYHNGHKPRLEEYINNAWITVGGVCVLSNLFFRLTNSIEKEAVESVHKYHDIVRASCTIGRLVDDMGTSLDEVERGDVPKAVQCYMNENNASEEKARKHVRSLIEETWKTMNKEMMDSPFSIYFVAVCANLARMTHHMYQKESDGFGMQHSLVNKQLRRLLFEPYV; translated from the exons ATGAAGAG GGATAACACCAATGAGATCCAAAATGGAAGACGAAGTGGAGGTTACAAGCCTACTCTTTGGGATTTCAACTATATTCAATCGTTCAAATTTGAGCATAAG AAAGAAAAGCACCTCGAAAAGGTGGAGACTCTGATTGAGAAGGTGAAGAAGTTGTTGCTACTGGAACAACGTTTGGAGCTGATCGATGATCTACGAAGGCTGGGTATATCTTGTCATTTTCGAAACGAAATCgatcaaatattaaattccaaatatttggagaagaatgaGTCAGATGAAAGGGATTTGTACTCCACAGCTCTCAGATTCAGACTCCTCAAACAATACGGCTTCACCGTCTCTCAAG AAGTGTTTGATTGCTTCAAGAATGACAAGGCTACTGATTTCGATTCCAAAGGATTGTTACAACTCTACGAAGCTTCGTTCCTAGCAACACATGGCGAAGAAACCCTAGAAATTGCTAAACAATTTGCTACTAAATCTCTGAAGAAAAGAGTAGTTGATCATGAAATTGATGACATTCATCTCTTATCATTAGTTAAAGCTGCATTGGAGTTCCCTTCTCATTGGATGGTTCAAATGCCAAGCGCAAAATCCTTCATCGATTCTTATAAAAGGCGATCGGACATGAATCCATTTGTGCTAGAGTTAGCCATACTGGACATAAACATTGCTCAAGCACAATTTCTAGAAGAACTCAAGGAGACATCTAG GTGGTGGGAGAGTATTGGGCTTGCTCAAGAGCTTCCCTTTGTTAGAGATAGAATAGTGGAAAGTTACTACTGGACGACTGGAGTCGTTGAACGTCGTGAACATGGATTCGAGAGGATAATGCTCACCAAAGTAATTGCTCTTATTACGGCTATAGACGACATCTATGATGTTTATGGTACTCTTGAAGAGCTCCAACTATTCACATATGCTATTCAAAG ATGGGATACTGAATCAATTGACAAACTTCCCACTTACATGAAAGTATGTTATCTTGCACTATTTAACATTGAGAATGAGATGGCTTACTATACTCTCAAGGATAAAAGCTTCAACTCCATCCCATTTCTACGAAAAGCG tGGAGTGATTTGACTGAGAGATATTTGATAGAGGCAAATTGGTACCACAATGGGCATAAACCTAGGTTGGAAGAATACATCAACAATGCTTGGATAACAGTAGGAGGTGTTTGTGTTCTATCCAACCTTTTCTTCCGGCTAACGAATTCGATAGAGAAGGAGGCTGTTGAGAGCGTGCATAAATACCATGATATTGTTCGTGCATCGTGTACTATTGGAAGGCTCGTTGACGACATGGGTACATCACTG GATGAGGTGGAGAGAGGCGACGTGCCAAAAGCAGTCCAGTGTTACATGAATGAGAACAATGCTTCGGAAGAAAAGGCGCGAAAGCATGTTCGATCACTCATAGAGGAGACATGGAAGACGATGAATAAGGAAATGATGGATTCtccattttcaatatattttgtagCAGTTTGTGCTAATCTTGCTAGAATGACACACCATATGTACCAGAAGGAATCTGATGGATTTGGAATGCAACACTCATTGGTTAACAAACAGCTCAGAAGATTGCTCTTCGAACCCTATGTATAA
- the LOC125222850 gene encoding uncharacterized protein LOC125222850 isoform X2: MNNSDKKKMKKRKASIDARVDAETVEMKDATPKTSGGKKKSDRKRNRSAAAGRDAENIVPSVTAGIEDAVSDREPSEAKLLKQRKKKRKNVVSISHIDESNGRNDASEECNVSGKISKGDSVRNGKKGKSKNRESKKKKRQLVSNNVTSDDLLETREENAEDEVYQMSSGDEDYSKGMKKWITHYHQSRPGLNVLQERIDDFIMAHEAREEQAKAEKLAQAAEGGWTVVVHQKGRKKTTESESGIAVGSVAQAAVLDKMGKKKKKEVGLDFYQFNRREAHRNEIMMLQSKFEQDKKRIQQMRAARKFRPY; encoded by the exons ATGAACAATAGCgacaagaagaagatgaagaagaggaaagCTTCAATCGATGCCAGAGTTGATGCTGAGACTGTTGAAATGAAAG ATGCAACACCGAAAACAAGCggaggaaagaaaaagagtgATAGAAAGAGAAACAGGAGCGCGGCAGCTGGAAGAGATGCTGAAAACATTGTTCCTAGCGTTACTGCCGGAATTGAAGATGCAGTTTCTGATAGAGAGCCAAGTGAGGCGAAATTGCTGAAACagaggaaaaagaagaggaaaaatgtTGTGAGTATTAGCCACATTGATGAATCCAATGGCCGAAATGATGCTTCGGAAGAATGCAATG TTTCTGGAAAAATTAGCAAGGGTGATTCTGTAAGGAATGGCAAGAAAG GTAAGTCGAAAAATCGtgaaagtaagaaaaagaaaaggcagCTAGTGTCAAATAATGTAACCTCGGATGATTTGCTGGAaacaagagaagaaaatgCAGAAGATGAAGTTTATCAGATGTCTTCAGGCGATGAAGATTACTCTAAAGGAATGAAAA AATGGATCACACACTATCATCAGAGTAGACCTGGACTGAATGTTCTGCAAGAGAGGATTGATGACTTCATAATGGCTCACGAGGCAAGAGAGGAGCAG GCTAAAGCAGAGAAGCTGGCCCAAGCTGCAGAAGGTGGATGGACTGTTGTTGTGCATCAGAAAGGTCGTAAGAAGACGACTGAATCTGAGAGTGGAATCGCTGTTGGTTCTGTGGCCCAAGCTGCTGTCCTAGACAAGatgggaaagaagaaaaagaaggaagtTGGCCTAGATTTCTACCAGTTCAACAGAAGGGAAGCACACAGAAACG AGATCATGATGCTGCAAAGCAAATTTGAGCAGGATAAAAAGCGGATACAACAGATGCGAGCTGCGAGGAAATTCCGCCCCTATTAA
- the LOC125222850 gene encoding uncharacterized protein LOC125222850 isoform X1 → MNNSDKKKMKKRKASIDARVDAETVEMKDATPKTSGGKKKSDRKRNRSAAAGRDAENIVPSVTAGIEDAVSDREPSEAKLLKQRKKKRKNVVSISHIDESNGRNDASEECNDSITKEQFSVSGKISKGDSVRNGKKGKSKNRESKKKKRQLVSNNVTSDDLLETREENAEDEVYQMSSGDEDYSKGMKKWITHYHQSRPGLNVLQERIDDFIMAHEAREEQAKAEKLAQAAEGGWTVVVHQKGRKKTTESESGIAVGSVAQAAVLDKMGKKKKKEVGLDFYQFNRREAHRNEIMMLQSKFEQDKKRIQQMRAARKFRPY, encoded by the exons ATGAACAATAGCgacaagaagaagatgaagaagaggaaagCTTCAATCGATGCCAGAGTTGATGCTGAGACTGTTGAAATGAAAG ATGCAACACCGAAAACAAGCggaggaaagaaaaagagtgATAGAAAGAGAAACAGGAGCGCGGCAGCTGGAAGAGATGCTGAAAACATTGTTCCTAGCGTTACTGCCGGAATTGAAGATGCAGTTTCTGATAGAGAGCCAAGTGAGGCGAAATTGCTGAAACagaggaaaaagaagaggaaaaatgtTGTGAGTATTAGCCACATTGATGAATCCAATGGCCGAAATGATGCTTCGGAAGAATGCAATG ATTCTATAACCAAAGAACAATTTTCAGTTTCTGGAAAAATTAGCAAGGGTGATTCTGTAAGGAATGGCAAGAAAG GTAAGTCGAAAAATCGtgaaagtaagaaaaagaaaaggcagCTAGTGTCAAATAATGTAACCTCGGATGATTTGCTGGAaacaagagaagaaaatgCAGAAGATGAAGTTTATCAGATGTCTTCAGGCGATGAAGATTACTCTAAAGGAATGAAAA AATGGATCACACACTATCATCAGAGTAGACCTGGACTGAATGTTCTGCAAGAGAGGATTGATGACTTCATAATGGCTCACGAGGCAAGAGAGGAGCAG GCTAAAGCAGAGAAGCTGGCCCAAGCTGCAGAAGGTGGATGGACTGTTGTTGTGCATCAGAAAGGTCGTAAGAAGACGACTGAATCTGAGAGTGGAATCGCTGTTGGTTCTGTGGCCCAAGCTGCTGTCCTAGACAAGatgggaaagaagaaaaagaaggaagtTGGCCTAGATTTCTACCAGTTCAACAGAAGGGAAGCACACAGAAACG AGATCATGATGCTGCAAAGCAAATTTGAGCAGGATAAAAAGCGGATACAACAGATGCGAGCTGCGAGGAAATTCCGCCCCTATTAA
- the LOC125219945 gene encoding uncharacterized protein LOC125219945 isoform X3, whose translation MNNSDKKKTMKKGNASTDVRVVAETVAARQVKGNKSSTSSSSKRTKHTAGGQYSSSEGGEGNASQEVEFPTSDAGRYHRRPQGNKAARARAGRGRGESSQAVSQGTPPPSLISLYFTATMADTSRMLPEQYEAHFAGIEYMARQLGICIPPQTGAPPPPSGDDSPVK comes from the coding sequence ATGAACAATAGCGACAAGAAGAAGACGATGAAGAAAGGGAATGCTTCAACCGATGTCAGAGTTGTTGCTGAGACGGTTGCAGCTCGCCAGGTGAAAGGTAATAAGTCCAGCACTAGCTCGAGCTCGAAACGCACGAAGCACACGGCGGGTGGCCAATACTCGTCTAGTGAGGGCGGGGAAGGCAACGCCTCACAAGAGGTTGAGTTCCCGACATCGGATGCAGGGAGGTACCATCGTCGGCCGCAAGGGAACAAGGCGGCTAGAGCTCGCGCAGGGAGGGGCCGAGGTGAATCAAGCCAGGCGGTCTCCCAGGGCACGCCGCCGCCATCCCTAATTTCCCTGTACTTCACCGCCACGATGGCTGACACTTCCCGCATGCTGCCTGAACAATATGAAGCCCATTTTGCCGGCATTGAGTATATGGCAAGACAACTTGGTATTTGTATTCCGCCTCAAACGGGTGCACCGCCACCGCCTTCTGGGGATGATTCACCAGTAaagtag